The Camelina sativa cultivar DH55 chromosome 14, Cs, whole genome shotgun sequence genome includes a window with the following:
- the LOC104741148 gene encoding homeobox-leucine zipper protein ATHB-23-like: MSCNNSLAFFPANFSLQNHQQQEEDHPQLLQDFNGFLGKRSPMNNVQGFCNLEMNGEEEYSDDGSKMGKKKRRLNMEQLKTLEKNFEIGNKLESDRKIELARALGLQPRQIAIWFQNRRARSKTKQLEKDYDILKRQFESLRDENEVLQSQNQKLQAQVMALKSREPIESINLNKETEGSCSDRSENISGDIRPPEIDSQFALGHPPTATTMQFFQNLSSEQRMVKEENSISNMFCGIDDQSGFWPWLEQQHYN; this comes from the exons ATGTCTTGTAATAATAGCTTAGCTTTCTTCCCTGCAAATTTCAGTCTCCAaaaccatcaacaacaagaagaagatcatccCCAACTCCTTCAAGACTTCAACG GATTTCTAGGTAAGAGATCTCCAATGAACAACGTACAAGGGTTTTGCAATTTAGAGATGAACGGAGAGGAAGAGTACTCAGACGATGGATCTAAGatgggaaagaagaagaggagactGAACATGGAGCAATTGAAGACGCTAGAGAAGAACTTCGAGATTGGTAACAAACTCGAGTCAGATCGAAAAATAGAGCTGGCTCGTGCCTTGGGATTACAACCTAGACAAATCGCTATTTGGTTCCAAAACAGAAGAGCTCGATCCAAGACAAAACAGCTCGAGAAAGACTACGACATACTTAAGCGTCAATTCGAGAGTCTTAGAGATGAGAACGAAGTTCTTCAATCTCAAAACCAAAAGCTTCAAGCTCAG GTAATGGCATTGAAAAGCAGAGAACCAATAGAATCAATCAATCTGaacaaagaaacagaaggtTCTTGTAGTGACAGAAGTGAGAACATTTCTGGTGACATCAGACCACCAGAGATCGACAGTCAATTTGCTCTAGGCCATCCACCGACAGCTACAACGATGCAGTTCTTTCAGAATTTATCTTCAGAACAGAGAATGGTGAAAGAAGAGAACAGTATCAGTAACATGTTCTGTGGAATTGATGACCAGTCTGGGTTTTGGCCATGGCTTGAGCAGCAACATTACAACTGA
- the LOC104741150 gene encoding transcription factor PRE6-like: MSSRRSSRSRQSGSSRISDDQISDLVSKLQHLIPELHRRRSDKVSASKVLQETCNYIRNLHREVDDLSDRLSELLASTDDNSAEAAIIRSLLNY, translated from the exons ATGTCGAGCAGAAGATCATCACGTTCAAGACAGTCAGGAAGCTCAAGAATCTCTGACGATCAGATTTCCGATCTTGTTTCTAAGCTCCAACACCTCATCCCTGAACTCCACCGCCGCCGTTCTGACAAG GTGTCAGCGTCTAAGGTACTTCAAGAGACTTGCAACTACATCAGGAACTTACACAGAGAGGTCGATGACCTCAGCGACCGTTTGTCGGAACTCTTGGCCTCGACGGACGACAACAGCGCCGAAGCAGCCATCATTAGGAGCTTGCTTAATTATTAA
- the LOC104741151 gene encoding peptidyl-prolyl cis-trans isomerase CYP23-like isoform X1, with translation MGDTRILILGLACLAIASVVKALSHEPELGSARVVFQTSYGDIEFGFYPTVAPKTVDHIFKLVRLGGYNTNHFFRVDKGFVAQVADVASGRSAPMNEEQRKEAEKTILGEFSDVKHVRGTLSMGRYDDPNSAQSSFSMLLGDAPHLDRQYETLRKLEEVPKVTKGDETLRKLEEVPTRREGIFVMPTERITILSTYYYDTKMENCEEERSVLKRRLQASFVEVERQRMKCFP, from the exons ATGGGAGACACGAGAATCTTGATCTTGGGTTTGGCTTGTTTAGCTATTGCCTCCGTTGTTAAAGCTCTGTCTCATGAACCAGAACTTGGTTCTGCTCGTGTCGTCTTCCAG ACTAGTTATGGAGATATTGAATTTGGATTCTATCCCACTGTTGCACCCAAGACAGTGGACCACATCTTCAAGCTTGTTCGTTTAGGAGGCTACAACACTAATCATTTCTTCAGG GTTGATAAAGGTTTTGTTGCTCAAGTTGCGGATGTAGCGAGTGGAAGATCAGCCCCGATGAATGAGGAGCAAAGGAAAGAAGCTGAGAAGACAATTTTGGGAGAGTTCAGTGATGTCAAGCATGTCAGAGGTACTCTTTCCATGGGAAG ATATGATGATCCAAACAGTGCACAATCGTCATTCTCGATGCTTCTTGGTGATGCTCCTCATCTTGATCGTCAG TATGAAACATTGAGGAAGCTAGAAGAAGTTCCTAAAGTTACTAAAGGAGATGAAACATTGAGGAAGCTAGAAGAAGTTCCCACTCGTCGTGAGGGGATTTTTGTTATG CCGACGGAGCGGATCACGATTTTGTCGACATACTATTACG ACACTAAAATGGAGAACtgtgaagaagagagatcagTCCTGAAAAGAAGGCTTCAAGCATCTTTTGTCGAGGTCGAAAGACAG AGAATGAAGTGCTTCCCGTGA
- the LOC104741151 gene encoding peptidyl-prolyl cis-trans isomerase CYP23-like isoform X3, translating to MGDTRILILGLACLAIASVVKALSHEPELGSARVVFQTSYGDIEFGFYPTVAPKTVDHIFKLVRLGGYNTNHFFRVDKGFVAQVADVASGRSAPMNEEQRKEAEKTILGEFSDVKHVRGTLSMGRYDDPNSAQSSFSMLLGDAPHLDRQYETLRKLEEVPKVTKGDETLRKLEEVPTRREGIFVMPTERITILSTYYYG from the exons ATGGGAGACACGAGAATCTTGATCTTGGGTTTGGCTTGTTTAGCTATTGCCTCCGTTGTTAAAGCTCTGTCTCATGAACCAGAACTTGGTTCTGCTCGTGTCGTCTTCCAG ACTAGTTATGGAGATATTGAATTTGGATTCTATCCCACTGTTGCACCCAAGACAGTGGACCACATCTTCAAGCTTGTTCGTTTAGGAGGCTACAACACTAATCATTTCTTCAGG GTTGATAAAGGTTTTGTTGCTCAAGTTGCGGATGTAGCGAGTGGAAGATCAGCCCCGATGAATGAGGAGCAAAGGAAAGAAGCTGAGAAGACAATTTTGGGAGAGTTCAGTGATGTCAAGCATGTCAGAGGTACTCTTTCCATGGGAAG ATATGATGATCCAAACAGTGCACAATCGTCATTCTCGATGCTTCTTGGTGATGCTCCTCATCTTGATCGTCAG TATGAAACATTGAGGAAGCTAGAAGAAGTTCCTAAAGTTACTAAAGGAGATGAAACATTGAGGAAGCTAGAAGAAGTTCCCACTCGTCGTGAGGGGATTTTTGTTATG CCGACGGAGCGGATCACGATTTTGTCGACATACTATTACG GTTAA
- the LOC104741151 gene encoding peptidyl-prolyl cis-trans isomerase CYP23-like isoform X2, translated as MGDTRILILGLACLAIASVVKALSHEPELGSARVVFQTSYGDIEFGFYPTVAPKTVDHIFKLVRLGGYNTNHFFRVDKGFVAQVADVASGRSAPMNEEQRKEAEKTILGEFSDVKHVRGTLSMGRYDDPNSAQSSFSMLLGDAPHLDRQYETLRKLEEVPKVTKGDETLRKLEEVPTRREGIFVMPTERITILSTYYYVHKEM; from the exons ATGGGAGACACGAGAATCTTGATCTTGGGTTTGGCTTGTTTAGCTATTGCCTCCGTTGTTAAAGCTCTGTCTCATGAACCAGAACTTGGTTCTGCTCGTGTCGTCTTCCAG ACTAGTTATGGAGATATTGAATTTGGATTCTATCCCACTGTTGCACCCAAGACAGTGGACCACATCTTCAAGCTTGTTCGTTTAGGAGGCTACAACACTAATCATTTCTTCAGG GTTGATAAAGGTTTTGTTGCTCAAGTTGCGGATGTAGCGAGTGGAAGATCAGCCCCGATGAATGAGGAGCAAAGGAAAGAAGCTGAGAAGACAATTTTGGGAGAGTTCAGTGATGTCAAGCATGTCAGAGGTACTCTTTCCATGGGAAG ATATGATGATCCAAACAGTGCACAATCGTCATTCTCGATGCTTCTTGGTGATGCTCCTCATCTTGATCGTCAG TATGAAACATTGAGGAAGCTAGAAGAAGTTCCTAAAGTTACTAAAGGAGATGAAACATTGAGGAAGCTAGAAGAAGTTCCCACTCGTCGTGAGGGGATTTTTGTTATG CCGACGGAGCGGATCACGATTTTGTCGACATACTATTACG TCCATAAAGAGATGTGA
- the LOC104741153 gene encoding F-box/kelch-repeat protein At1g26930-like isoform X2, translating to MYEGRPRDSCLVSTLITMPSHNKETQWSFLVSGKRSFLSNDENDLHLKKMYKLTDSSQGDDDGSSSDSGTGTLIPGMNKDDSLSCLIRCSRADYCSIASVNRSLRSLIRSGEIYRLRRLQGTLEHWVYFSCHLNEWEAFDPRSKRWMHLPSMPQNECFRYSLLTNSWSTGKSMNMPRCLFGSASYGEIAVLAGGCDSSGRILDTAEMYNYEDQTWSVLPGMNKRRKMCSGVFMDGKFYVIGGIGVGEANEPKVLTCGEEFDLKTRKWTEIPEMSPPRSNHGNGLSAAAMAPPLVAVVNDQLYAADHAGMAVRRYDKVNRVWNQVGNLPEQAGSMNGWGLAFRACGDQVIVIGGPKAPGEGFIELNSWVPSNATPEWHLLGKKQSVNFVYNCAVMSC from the exons ATGTATGAAGGTCGACCTCGTGATTCTTGTCTAGTTTCAACTCTTATCACCATGCCAAGCCATAATAAAGAAACGCAATGGAGCTTTTTGGTTTCTGGGAAACGATCTTTTCTCAGCAACGATGAGAACGACCTTCACCTCAAGAAGATGTACAAGCTCACTGACTCAAGCCAAGGAGACGATGATGGATCTTCTTCAGATTCGGGAACGGGAACGCTTATCCCTGGGATGAACAAAGACGATTCGCTAAGCTGTTTGATTCGTTGCTCTAGAGCTGATTACTGCTCCATTGCTTCTGTGAATCGTAGCTTACGTTCTCTGATTCGAAGCGGAGAGATTTACAGGCTCAGGAGGCTGCAAGGGACGCTTGAGCATTGGGTTTACTTCTCGTGCCATCTCAATGAATGGGAAGCCTTTGATCCGAGGTCGAAACGGTGGATGCATTTGCCGAGTATGCCGCAGAACGAGTGTTTCAG ATACAGTCTTTTGACAAACTCTTGGTCTACTGGGAAGAGTATGAACATGCCTAGATGTTTGTTTGGCTCTGCTAGTTACGGAGAGATCGCGGTTTTAGCCGGTGGTTGTGACTCGAGCGGTAGGATTCTTGATACTGCTGAGATGTATAACTATGAGGATCAGACTTGGTCGGTGTTACCGGGGATGAACAAGCGTAGGAAGATGTGTTCTGGTGTGTTTATGGATGGGAAGTTTTACGTCATTGGTGGGATTGGTGTTGGGGAAGCCAATGAGCCAAAGGTTTTGACTTGTGGGGAAGAGTTTGATTTGAAGACTAGGAAATGGACTGAGATACCTGAGATGTCTCCACCGCGGTCTAACCATGGGAACGGTTTGTCTGCAGCTGCGATGGCTCCACCGCTTGTAGCGGTTGTGAATGATCAGCTTTACGCGGCTGACCATGCTGGTATGGCTGTTAGGAGGTATGATAAGGTGAACCGGGTTTGGAATCAAGTTGGGAACTTGCCTGAGCAAGCGGGTTCGATGAACGGTTGGGGTTTAGCGTTTAGAGCTTGTGGGGATCAAGTTATAGTGATTGGTGGACCAAAGGCTCCAGGTGAAGGATTCATTGAGCTTAACTCATGGGTGCCAAGTAATGCAACACCTGAGTGGCATTTACTCGGCAAGAAACAATCAGTTAACTTCGTTTATAACTGCGCCGTAATGAGCTGTTGA
- the LOC104741153 gene encoding F-box/kelch-repeat protein At1g26930-like isoform X1: protein MYEGRPRDSCLVSTLITMPSHNKETQWSFLVSGKRSFLSNDENDLHLKKMYKLTDSSQGDDDGSSSDSGTGTLIPGMNKDDSLSCLIRCSRADYCSIASVNRSLRSLIRSGEIYRLRRLQGTLEHWVYFSCHLNEWEAFDPRSKRWMHLPSMPQNECFRYADKESLAVGTDLLVFGWEVSSYVIYRYSLLTNSWSTGKSMNMPRCLFGSASYGEIAVLAGGCDSSGRILDTAEMYNYEDQTWSVLPGMNKRRKMCSGVFMDGKFYVIGGIGVGEANEPKVLTCGEEFDLKTRKWTEIPEMSPPRSNHGNGLSAAAMAPPLVAVVNDQLYAADHAGMAVRRYDKVNRVWNQVGNLPEQAGSMNGWGLAFRACGDQVIVIGGPKAPGEGFIELNSWVPSNATPEWHLLGKKQSVNFVYNCAVMSC, encoded by the coding sequence ATGTATGAAGGTCGACCTCGTGATTCTTGTCTAGTTTCAACTCTTATCACCATGCCAAGCCATAATAAAGAAACGCAATGGAGCTTTTTGGTTTCTGGGAAACGATCTTTTCTCAGCAACGATGAGAACGACCTTCACCTCAAGAAGATGTACAAGCTCACTGACTCAAGCCAAGGAGACGATGATGGATCTTCTTCAGATTCGGGAACGGGAACGCTTATCCCTGGGATGAACAAAGACGATTCGCTAAGCTGTTTGATTCGTTGCTCTAGAGCTGATTACTGCTCCATTGCTTCTGTGAATCGTAGCTTACGTTCTCTGATTCGAAGCGGAGAGATTTACAGGCTCAGGAGGCTGCAAGGGACGCTTGAGCATTGGGTTTACTTCTCGTGCCATCTCAATGAATGGGAAGCCTTTGATCCGAGGTCGAAACGGTGGATGCATTTGCCGAGTATGCCGCAGAACGAGTGTTTCAGGTACGCAGATAAAGAGTCTTTGGCTGTCGGAACTGATTTGCTTGTGTTTGGTTGGGAAGTGAGTTCTTATGTAATCTATAGATACAGTCTTTTGACAAACTCTTGGTCTACTGGGAAGAGTATGAACATGCCTAGATGTTTGTTTGGCTCTGCTAGTTACGGAGAGATCGCGGTTTTAGCCGGTGGTTGTGACTCGAGCGGTAGGATTCTTGATACTGCTGAGATGTATAACTATGAGGATCAGACTTGGTCGGTGTTACCGGGGATGAACAAGCGTAGGAAGATGTGTTCTGGTGTGTTTATGGATGGGAAGTTTTACGTCATTGGTGGGATTGGTGTTGGGGAAGCCAATGAGCCAAAGGTTTTGACTTGTGGGGAAGAGTTTGATTTGAAGACTAGGAAATGGACTGAGATACCTGAGATGTCTCCACCGCGGTCTAACCATGGGAACGGTTTGTCTGCAGCTGCGATGGCTCCACCGCTTGTAGCGGTTGTGAATGATCAGCTTTACGCGGCTGACCATGCTGGTATGGCTGTTAGGAGGTATGATAAGGTGAACCGGGTTTGGAATCAAGTTGGGAACTTGCCTGAGCAAGCGGGTTCGATGAACGGTTGGGGTTTAGCGTTTAGAGCTTGTGGGGATCAAGTTATAGTGATTGGTGGACCAAAGGCTCCAGGTGAAGGATTCATTGAGCTTAACTCATGGGTGCCAAGTAATGCAACACCTGAGTGGCATTTACTCGGCAAGAAACAATCAGTTAACTTCGTTTATAACTGCGCCGTAATGAGCTGTTGA
- the LOC104741153 gene encoding F-box/kelch-repeat protein At1g26930-like isoform X3, whose translation MYEGRPRDSCLVSTLITMPSHNKETQWSFLVSGKRSFLSNDENDLHLKKMYKLTDSSQGDDDGSSSDSGTGTLIPGMNKDDSLSCLIRCSRADYCSIASVNRSLRSLIRSGEIYRLRRLQGTLEHWVYFSCHLNEWEAFDPRSKRWMHLPSMPQNECFSYGEIAVLAGGCDSSGRILDTAEMYNYEDQTWSVLPGMNKRRKMCSGVFMDGKFYVIGGIGVGEANEPKVLTCGEEFDLKTRKWTEIPEMSPPRSNHGNGLSAAAMAPPLVAVVNDQLYAADHAGMAVRRYDKVNRVWNQVGNLPEQAGSMNGWGLAFRACGDQVIVIGGPKAPGEGFIELNSWVPSNATPEWHLLGKKQSVNFVYNCAVMSC comes from the exons ATGTATGAAGGTCGACCTCGTGATTCTTGTCTAGTTTCAACTCTTATCACCATGCCAAGCCATAATAAAGAAACGCAATGGAGCTTTTTGGTTTCTGGGAAACGATCTTTTCTCAGCAACGATGAGAACGACCTTCACCTCAAGAAGATGTACAAGCTCACTGACTCAAGCCAAGGAGACGATGATGGATCTTCTTCAGATTCGGGAACGGGAACGCTTATCCCTGGGATGAACAAAGACGATTCGCTAAGCTGTTTGATTCGTTGCTCTAGAGCTGATTACTGCTCCATTGCTTCTGTGAATCGTAGCTTACGTTCTCTGATTCGAAGCGGAGAGATTTACAGGCTCAGGAGGCTGCAAGGGACGCTTGAGCATTGGGTTTACTTCTCGTGCCATCTCAATGAATGGGAAGCCTTTGATCCGAGGTCGAAACGGTGGATGCATTTGCCGAGTATGCCGCAGAACGAGTGTTTCAG TTACGGAGAGATCGCGGTTTTAGCCGGTGGTTGTGACTCGAGCGGTAGGATTCTTGATACTGCTGAGATGTATAACTATGAGGATCAGACTTGGTCGGTGTTACCGGGGATGAACAAGCGTAGGAAGATGTGTTCTGGTGTGTTTATGGATGGGAAGTTTTACGTCATTGGTGGGATTGGTGTTGGGGAAGCCAATGAGCCAAAGGTTTTGACTTGTGGGGAAGAGTTTGATTTGAAGACTAGGAAATGGACTGAGATACCTGAGATGTCTCCACCGCGGTCTAACCATGGGAACGGTTTGTCTGCAGCTGCGATGGCTCCACCGCTTGTAGCGGTTGTGAATGATCAGCTTTACGCGGCTGACCATGCTGGTATGGCTGTTAGGAGGTATGATAAGGTGAACCGGGTTTGGAATCAAGTTGGGAACTTGCCTGAGCAAGCGGGTTCGATGAACGGTTGGGGTTTAGCGTTTAGAGCTTGTGGGGATCAAGTTATAGTGATTGGTGGACCAAAGGCTCCAGGTGAAGGATTCATTGAGCTTAACTCATGGGTGCCAAGTAATGCAACACCTGAGTGGCATTTACTCGGCAAGAAACAATCAGTTAACTTCGTTTATAACTGCGCCGTAATGAGCTGTTGA